From Methylocystis sp. ATCC 49242, one genomic window encodes:
- a CDS encoding sulfite exporter TauE/SafE family protein, translated as MSEITVTFRAHGMHCHGCERVIEIGLRKLAGVRTVKASYPTETVVVDYDPQATTFKAIRACVEQNGYRVELGEARTPPVWRRLAVVVGALAALAALIYIDTQWISAGGAPDITQHMSLWLIFLLGLVTGFHCIGMCGAFVVSYTAADAAAGRSSLMSHVAFGTGKTLSYTAIGALFGGLGAVIAFTPMLRGVAGIAAGAFLIIFGLNMLGLFAPLRRFRLGLPAPLENWVYREASGRHQPFVIGLLNGLMIACGPLQAMYVMAAGTGSPVEGAKMLFAFGLGTLPVMLAFGVIASMLSSALTHRLLKASGMIVVALGAVMINRGIILTGTGYDLGSLLARMRQSAPVSVPEQKVPAVQTIEMEANRFGYKPKRFTLIRGVPVKWVINAAELTSCNNRIIVPSLKLEFDLKPGLQTIEFTPKETGVIPWSCWMGMIRGEFEVVEAGEAPKATPPEPQAAPPAAGPPAQVAPAQVAPVEVAPPAPPLAPEKSYAVQRGDTLERIAKKLYGDAKRWRDIAAVNPGLRKGKLRPGQILKLPETKP; from the coding sequence GTGAGCGAAATAACCGTCACATTCCGCGCGCATGGCATGCATTGCCACGGCTGTGAGCGCGTCATCGAGATCGGGCTGCGCAAGCTTGCCGGCGTGAGGACCGTCAAGGCGAGCTATCCGACCGAGACCGTCGTCGTCGACTATGATCCGCAGGCGACGACGTTCAAGGCGATCCGGGCCTGCGTCGAACAGAACGGCTATCGCGTCGAACTCGGCGAGGCGCGGACGCCGCCCGTTTGGCGGCGGCTCGCCGTCGTCGTCGGGGCGCTGGCGGCGCTCGCGGCGCTCATCTACATCGACACGCAATGGATCAGCGCGGGCGGGGCCCCCGACATTACGCAGCATATGAGCCTGTGGCTCATTTTCCTGCTGGGCCTCGTCACCGGATTCCACTGCATCGGCATGTGCGGCGCCTTCGTCGTGAGCTATACGGCGGCGGACGCCGCCGCCGGCCGTTCCTCGCTCATGTCCCATGTCGCCTTCGGGACGGGCAAGACGCTCTCCTATACGGCGATCGGCGCGCTTTTCGGCGGGCTCGGCGCCGTCATCGCCTTCACGCCCATGCTGCGCGGCGTCGCGGGAATTGCGGCGGGCGCCTTTCTCATCATTTTCGGCCTCAACATGCTGGGCCTTTTCGCGCCGCTGCGCCGGTTCCGTCTCGGGCTGCCGGCGCCGCTGGAGAACTGGGTCTATCGGGAGGCGAGCGGGCGACATCAGCCTTTCGTCATCGGCCTGCTCAATGGATTGATGATCGCCTGCGGGCCGTTGCAGGCGATGTATGTGATGGCGGCCGGCACGGGCAGTCCGGTCGAGGGCGCGAAAATGCTCTTCGCCTTCGGCCTCGGCACGCTGCCCGTGATGCTCGCCTTCGGCGTCATCGCCTCAATGCTGTCGAGCGCGCTGACGCACCGGCTGCTGAAGGCCTCGGGCATGATCGTCGTTGCGCTCGGCGCGGTGATGATCAATCGCGGGATCATCCTTACCGGGACGGGTTACGACCTCGGCTCCCTGCTGGCGCGGATGCGTCAGAGCGCGCCCGTTTCCGTCCCGGAGCAGAAGGTTCCGGCGGTCCAGACGATCGAGATGGAGGCGAACCGTTTCGGCTACAAGCCGAAGCGTTTCACGCTCATTCGCGGCGTGCCGGTGAAATGGGTGATCAACGCCGCCGAGCTCACGAGCTGCAACAATCGCATCATCGTACCGTCGCTGAAGCTCGAGTTCGATCTCAAGCCCGGCCTGCAGACCATCGAATTCACCCCGAAGGAAACGGGCGTGATTCCATGGAGCTGCTGGATGGGAATGATCCGCGGCGAGTTCGAGGTGGTGGAGGCCGGCGAGGCGCCGAAGGCGACGCCCCCCGAGCCGCAGGCGGCCCCCCCGGCCGCCGGCCCGCCGGCCCAAGTCGCGCCGGCCCAAGTCGCGCCAGTCGAAGTCGCGCCGCCGGCGCCCCCGCTCGCGCCGGAAAAATCTTACGCCGTCCAGCGCGGCGACACGCTCGAACGGATCGCGAAGAAACTGTACGGCGACGCGAAACGCTGGCGCGACATCGCCGCCGTCAATCCGGGCCTTCGCAAGGGCAAGCTGCGCCCGGGACAGATCTTGAAACTGCCGGAGACAAAGCCGTGA
- a CDS encoding DUF2892 domain-containing protein codes for MEANIGKTDKMIRIAAGLLLLSLVFVGPKTMWGLIGIVPLATAFINFCPAYRLLGVNTLGK; via the coding sequence ATGGAAGCGAATATCGGCAAGACCGACAAGATGATCCGCATCGCCGCGGGTCTCCTCCTGCTCAGTCTCGTTTTCGTCGGACCGAAGACGATGTGGGGTCTCATCGGCATTGTGCCGCTGGCGACGGCCTTCATCAATTTCTGCCCGGCCTATCGTCTGCTCGGCGTCAATACGCTCGGCAAATAG
- the cydX gene encoding cytochrome bd-I oxidase subunit CydX, whose amino-acid sequence MWYFSWILGLGLACAFAILNAMWLELDEEDGKDGREQ is encoded by the coding sequence ATGTGGTATTTTTCCTGGATCCTGGGCCTTGGCCTCGCCTGCGCCTTCGCCATCCTCAACGCCATGTGGCTCGAACTCGACGAAGAAGACGGCAAGGACGGCCGCGAACAATAA
- the cydB gene encoding cytochrome d ubiquinol oxidase subunit II, whose product MLDYMTLRLIWWAILGVLLVGFAVMDGFDLGVAILHPFVARNDTQRRVVLNTIGPVWEGNQVWFILGGGAIFAAWPPLYATSFSGFYLAMLLVLLGLILRPVAITFRSKGESARWRNAWDWLFFISGFFPSLLFGVAFGNVLLGVPFHFDQSLRVAYEGGLIGLLRPFALLCGLVSLTMIVMQGAAYLARKTEGEVAARARRIGAVAALTLALLFTAAGLWVALGVDGYRITSEIDPSGPSNPLLKTVTTGAGGWLYNYAAFKWPAAAPALAYLGALVAAVALAVGARTVALFASSLSVAGIVTTAGFSMFPFLLPSSSHPDHSLTVWDASSSQTTLGLMLAAVVFFLPIILVYTSWVYYVLRGPVTESAIEAGDDFHY is encoded by the coding sequence ATGCTCGATTATATGACTCTGCGCCTCATCTGGTGGGCGATCCTCGGCGTGCTGCTCGTCGGCTTCGCCGTCATGGACGGATTCGATCTCGGCGTCGCGATCCTGCATCCTTTCGTCGCGAGGAACGACACGCAGCGACGTGTGGTTCTCAATACGATCGGCCCGGTCTGGGAAGGCAATCAGGTGTGGTTCATCCTGGGCGGCGGCGCGATCTTCGCCGCCTGGCCGCCGCTCTACGCCACCTCCTTCTCCGGCTTTTATCTGGCGATGCTGCTGGTGCTGCTCGGCCTGATCCTGCGGCCGGTCGCGATCACCTTTCGCAGCAAGGGAGAGTCGGCCCGCTGGCGCAACGCCTGGGACTGGCTGTTCTTCATCTCCGGCTTTTTCCCGTCTCTCCTCTTCGGTGTCGCCTTCGGCAATGTGCTGCTCGGCGTGCCCTTCCACTTCGACCAGTCGCTGCGCGTCGCCTATGAGGGCGGCCTCATCGGGCTGCTTCGGCCCTTCGCGCTGCTTTGCGGCCTCGTCAGCCTGACGATGATCGTGATGCAGGGGGCGGCCTATCTCGCCCGCAAGACCGAGGGCGAGGTCGCGGCCCGCGCGCGCCGCATCGGCGCGGTGGCGGCGCTGACGCTGGCTCTGCTTTTCACGGCCGCGGGTCTGTGGGTGGCGCTCGGCGTCGACGGCTACCGCATCACGTCGGAGATCGATCCGTCCGGGCCGTCGAATCCGCTGCTCAAGACGGTGACGACCGGCGCGGGCGGCTGGCTATACAATTACGCCGCCTTCAAATGGCCGGCGGCCGCGCCCGCGCTCGCCTATCTCGGCGCGCTCGTCGCGGCGGTGGCGCTGGCGGTCGGCGCGCGGACAGTCGCCCTGTTCGCCTCCAGCCTGTCGGTCGCGGGCATCGTGACGACGGCCGGCTTCAGCATGTTTCCCTTCCTGCTGCCGTCGTCCTCCCATCCCGATCACAGCCTGACGGTGTGGGACGCCTCGTCCAGCCAGACGACGCTGGGACTCATGCTCGCCGCGGTCGTGTTCTTTCTGCCGATCATCCTCGTCTACACGTCGTGGGTCTATTACGTGCTGCGCGGGCCGGTCACGGAGAGCGCGATAGAGGCCGGCGACGACTTTCATTACTGA
- a CDS encoding cytochrome ubiquinol oxidase subunit I, with protein sequence MFDLDVVTLSRLQFALTALYHFLFVPLTLGLALLLAIMESVYVMTGREVWRDAVKFWGTLFGINFVMGVATGVTMEFQFGTNWAYYSHYVGDIFGAPLAIEGLMAFFLEATFVGLFFFGWNRLTKVQHLVVTWLVALGSNFSALWILVANAWMSNPVGAKFNPQTMRMELSSFSEVLFNPVAQSKFVHTVSAGYVTGAMFVMSIGAYYMLRGRHRDIARRSLTVAASFGLASALSVVVLGDESGYTAGENQKMKIAAIEAMWETEPAPASFTLFGFPDLKSETTKYEVTIPYVLGLIATRSLDTPVEGIKPLVANAEKRIRNGLPGYTWMVALGGTANAEVPADLENSMRDVGYSLLLKRIRPDIENATDEEIRQAAMSTIPDVPVLFWSFRIMVALGFYFIALFGTAFYLSSRRRCGRPWFLRLTMLSLPLPWIAAELGWIVAEYGRQPWIIDGIMPTFLGVSNVPASNVAASLAAFVIFYTALAVVDVTLIVKYVRIGPRPQPDEGAKAGPLPVPQPAYDASR encoded by the coding sequence ATGTTCGATCTCGACGTCGTCACGCTCTCGCGCCTGCAATTCGCGCTGACAGCGCTTTATCATTTCCTCTTCGTGCCGCTGACGCTGGGCCTCGCGCTCCTGCTCGCGATCATGGAGAGCGTCTATGTGATGACGGGACGCGAAGTCTGGCGCGACGCGGTGAAATTCTGGGGAACGCTTTTCGGCATCAATTTCGTGATGGGCGTCGCGACGGGCGTGACGATGGAATTCCAGTTTGGAACGAACTGGGCCTATTACTCGCATTACGTTGGCGACATCTTCGGCGCGCCGCTCGCCATCGAAGGGCTGATGGCCTTCTTTCTGGAGGCGACGTTCGTCGGCCTGTTCTTCTTCGGCTGGAATCGTCTGACGAAGGTGCAGCATCTCGTCGTCACCTGGCTCGTGGCGCTCGGCTCCAATTTCTCGGCGCTGTGGATTCTCGTAGCCAACGCCTGGATGTCCAATCCCGTCGGCGCGAAATTCAATCCGCAGACCATGCGCATGGAGCTTTCGTCTTTCTCGGAAGTGCTCTTCAATCCCGTCGCGCAGTCGAAATTCGTGCATACGGTCAGCGCCGGCTATGTCACGGGCGCGATGTTCGTCATGTCGATCGGCGCCTATTACATGCTGCGCGGGCGCCATCGCGACATAGCGCGCCGTTCGCTGACGGTCGCCGCGAGCTTCGGTCTCGCTTCGGCGCTGTCGGTCGTCGTGCTCGGCGATGAAAGCGGCTACACTGCCGGCGAAAACCAGAAGATGAAGATCGCCGCGATCGAGGCGATGTGGGAGACCGAGCCGGCGCCGGCGTCCTTCACGCTCTTCGGCTTCCCCGACCTCAAGAGCGAGACGACGAAATATGAGGTGACGATTCCCTATGTCCTCGGCCTCATCGCGACGCGCTCGCTCGATACGCCGGTCGAGGGCATCAAGCCGCTCGTCGCCAACGCCGAGAAGCGCATTCGCAATGGCCTGCCGGGCTATACGTGGATGGTCGCGCTGGGCGGAACCGCCAATGCCGAGGTTCCCGCCGACCTCGAAAATTCGATGCGGGACGTGGGCTATTCGCTGCTGCTGAAGCGCATCAGGCCGGACATCGAAAACGCCACCGACGAAGAGATCAGGCAGGCGGCGATGTCCACCATTCCCGACGTGCCGGTGCTCTTCTGGTCGTTCCGCATCATGGTCGCGCTGGGCTTCTATTTCATCGCCCTCTTCGGGACCGCCTTCTACCTGTCGAGCCGTCGCCGTTGCGGAAGGCCGTGGTTCCTGCGCCTGACGATGCTCAGCCTGCCGCTGCCGTGGATCGCGGCCGAGCTTGGCTGGATCGTCGCCGAATATGGCCGCCAGCCCTGGATCATCGACGGAATCATGCCGACCTTCCTCGGCGTGTCCAATGTTCCCGCTTCGAATGTCGCGGCGAGTCTCGCGGCCTTCGTGATCTTCTACACCGCGCTGGCCGTGGTCGATGTGACGCTGATCGTCAAATATGTGCGCATCGGACCGCGTCCGCAGCCGGATGAGGGGGCGAAAGCCGGCCCGCTGCCGGTCCCGCAGCCCGCCTATGACGCCTCGCGCTGA
- the cydP gene encoding cytochrome oxidase putative small subunit CydP — MTLTPLGRELTLALLFKIVAIFALYALFFSPSHRVKVTPADMTAALADRAPASR, encoded by the coding sequence ATGACGCTTACTCCGCTGGGGCGCGAGCTTACGCTCGCGCTCCTCTTCAAGATCGTCGCGATATTTGCGCTTTATGCGCTGTTCTTCAGCCCCTCACATCGCGTGAAGGTGACGCCGGCGGACATGACGGCGGCGCTGGCCGATCGCGCGCCCGCATCCAGGTAA
- a CDS encoding NAD(P)/FAD-dependent oxidoreductase: MAHVVILGAGIGGVAAAIEVRDELKKAHQVTVISDIPNFQFTPSNPWLAVNWRKPDELKVPLEPVFRKKNIGFTSIGAKRLHPDENRVELNNGESVSYDYLVIATGPKLAFEEIPGLGPHGGHTHSICTLQHAEIASKAWDDFCKDPGPIVIGAAPAVSCFGPAYEYAMIVSTDLRRRGIRHKVPMTFVTSEPYIGHLGLGGVGDTKGMLESAFRDRDIKWITNAKTTSIEPGLLKCQELNDDGSVKKEHEVPFKFAMMMPAFTGIEALKGIEGLVNPRGFVIIDKHQRNPRYPNIFSVGVCVAIPPAEATPVATGMPKTGYMIESMVTATAHNIAAVIDGKEPKEEGTWNAVCLADFGDRGVAFVAQPQIPPRNVNWSSEGRWVHLAKIAYEKYFLRKVRKGQSEPVYERYIMKLLGIERLRRIL, from the coding sequence ATGGCTCACGTAGTTATTCTTGGCGCCGGCATCGGCGGCGTCGCTGCGGCGATCGAAGTGCGCGATGAATTGAAGAAGGCGCATCAGGTCACCGTCATCTCCGATATTCCGAATTTCCAGTTCACGCCGTCGAACCCGTGGCTCGCGGTGAACTGGCGCAAGCCCGACGAGTTGAAGGTGCCGCTCGAACCGGTCTTTCGGAAGAAGAACATCGGCTTCACGTCCATCGGCGCGAAGCGCCTGCATCCCGACGAGAATCGCGTCGAATTGAATAATGGCGAGAGCGTCTCCTACGATTATCTCGTCATCGCGACCGGTCCGAAACTCGCGTTCGAGGAAATTCCCGGCCTCGGCCCGCACGGCGGCCACACGCATTCGATCTGCACGCTGCAGCATGCCGAGATCGCCTCGAAGGCCTGGGACGACTTCTGCAAGGATCCCGGCCCCATCGTCATCGGCGCCGCGCCCGCCGTGTCCTGCTTCGGTCCGGCATATGAATATGCGATGATCGTCTCGACCGATTTGCGTCGCCGCGGCATCCGCCACAAGGTGCCGATGACCTTCGTGACGTCCGAACCCTATATTGGCCATCTCGGTCTGGGCGGCGTCGGCGACACCAAGGGCATGCTGGAATCTGCGTTCCGCGACCGCGACATCAAATGGATCACCAACGCGAAGACGACGTCGATCGAGCCGGGCCTGCTCAAATGTCAGGAACTCAACGACGATGGCTCGGTGAAGAAGGAGCACGAGGTTCCGTTCAAGTTCGCGATGATGATGCCGGCTTTTACGGGCATCGAGGCGCTGAAGGGAATCGAGGGCCTCGTCAATCCGCGCGGCTTCGTCATCATCGACAAGCACCAGCGTAATCCAAGATACCCGAATATCTTCAGCGTCGGCGTCTGCGTCGCCATTCCGCCGGCGGAAGCGACGCCGGTCGCGACCGGCATGCCGAAGACCGGCTATATGATCGAATCGATGGTGACGGCCACCGCGCACAACATCGCCGCGGTCATCGACGGCAAGGAGCCGAAAGAGGAAGGCACCTGGAACGCGGTTTGCCTTGCAGATTTCGGCGACAGGGGCGTGGCTTTCGTCGCGCAGCCGCAAATTCCGCCGCGCAATGTCAACTGGTCGAGCGAGGGCCGGTGGGTGCATCTGGCGAAGATCGCCTATGAAAAATATTTCCTGCGCAAGGTGCGCAAGGGACAGAGCGAACCGGTCTATGAGCGCTACATCATGAAGCTGCTCGGCATCGAACGGTTGCGCCGCATACTGTAA
- a CDS encoding Crp/Fnr family transcriptional regulator has product MPSDWIDEVPSLRALDDATKAMLRDAAIRKQIPRGAVLFRPGDQCVQFPLVVSGTVRIQRVTESGREIVLYRVGANETCILTTASLISDDAYAAEGVAETDVVAYIVPADRFTGLMNASSAFRALVFDGYGKRIATLMSRIEEIVCTRINVRLAERLLALRDNDNRINVTQQSLAADLGTAREVVGRTLKIFERSGWVKLSRGGAEIMDVNALRALCDDERD; this is encoded by the coding sequence ATGCCATCGGACTGGATCGACGAAGTTCCTTCCCTGCGCGCGCTCGACGACGCGACGAAGGCGATGCTGCGCGACGCCGCCATCCGCAAACAGATTCCGCGCGGCGCCGTTCTTTTCCGACCCGGCGATCAATGTGTGCAGTTTCCGCTCGTCGTGTCGGGAACTGTCCGCATTCAGCGCGTGACCGAGTCTGGCCGCGAAATCGTGCTCTATCGCGTCGGCGCGAACGAAACCTGCATTCTCACGACGGCGTCGCTCATTTCGGACGACGCTTATGCCGCAGAGGGCGTCGCCGAAACGGACGTCGTCGCCTATATCGTTCCCGCAGATCGTTTCACCGGTCTGATGAACGCGTCCTCCGCCTTTCGCGCGCTGGTCTTCGACGGCTATGGCAAGCGCATCGCGACGCTGATGTCCCGCATCGAGGAGATCGTTTGCACGCGCATCAATGTGCGCCTTGCCGAGCGCCTTCTCGCGTTACGCGACAATGACAATCGCATAAATGTCACGCAGCAGTCGCTCGCCGCCGATCTCGGCACGGCGCGCGAAGTCGTCGGACGCACGCTGAAAATTTTCGAACGGTCGGGATGGGTCAAACTGTCGCGCGGCGGCGCGGAAATCATGGACGTCAATGCTTTGCGCGCGCTTTGTGACGACGAGCGTGACTAA
- a CDS encoding TolC family outer membrane protein, protein MPASPPASLRSIALALAFSGASICPAFAESLLSALARAYDGNPDLNQSRASVRVRDEDAPKALAGLRPKASITASAGPQHARIKIPFGADNQQAGASGGGNFSDVYTGYPRGATLNVSQTVFDGGRTENSVRQAESGVFSARATMRLTEQAILQNGATAYMNVLRDTAVLALRKSNIAVLEEQLKQTRDRFQVGEVTRTDVAQAEASLAQARSEFYGAQALLKTSVANYRQIIGNEPKNLEPGRSLEPLLPKSLNDAITIALAEHPGVAAALHQVDVAELAVKVAEGALAPSLSVNAQLSNQYDSFLGLPGSRQFSAAASGQLNIPLYQGGAEYASIRQAKEQLGQARLNADLQRDSVRASVVSSYGLLETAKASIISGQAAVKAAETALAGVREEAKVGQRTTLDVLNAQQALLNARVQLVTSQRDRVVASYAALGAIGRLSARELNLNVALYDPGVHFEQVKTKWFGTQTPDGR, encoded by the coding sequence ATGCCTGCGTCCCCGCCAGCGTCGCTTCGCTCGATCGCTCTCGCGCTCGCCTTTTCGGGCGCGAGCATTTGTCCTGCGTTTGCGGAGAGCCTTCTTTCCGCTCTGGCGCGGGCCTATGACGGCAATCCGGATCTGAATCAGAGCCGCGCCAGCGTCCGGGTGCGGGACGAGGACGCGCCCAAGGCGCTCGCGGGGCTTCGGCCGAAAGCCAGCATCACCGCCTCGGCGGGGCCGCAGCATGCGCGGATCAAGATCCCCTTCGGCGCCGACAATCAGCAGGCGGGGGCCTCCGGCGGCGGCAATTTCAGCGACGTCTACACCGGCTATCCGCGCGGCGCGACGCTGAACGTCTCGCAGACCGTGTTCGACGGCGGCCGCACGGAAAATTCGGTGCGGCAGGCGGAGTCCGGCGTCTTCTCCGCGCGCGCGACAATGCGGCTCACCGAGCAGGCGATCCTTCAGAACGGCGCCACGGCATACATGAATGTGCTGCGCGACACGGCGGTTCTGGCGCTGCGCAAGAGCAATATCGCGGTGCTCGAGGAGCAGCTGAAGCAGACCCGCGACCGCTTCCAGGTGGGGGAGGTCACGCGCACCGACGTGGCGCAGGCGGAGGCTTCGCTCGCGCAGGCGCGTTCGGAGTTTTACGGGGCGCAGGCGCTGCTGAAGACGAGCGTCGCCAATTATCGCCAGATCATCGGCAATGAGCCGAAGAATCTGGAGCCCGGCCGCTCGCTGGAGCCGCTGCTGCCGAAGTCGCTCAACGACGCCATCACGATTGCGCTCGCCGAACATCCGGGCGTGGCGGCGGCGCTGCATCAGGTGGATGTGGCGGAGCTCGCGGTGAAGGTGGCGGAGGGGGCGCTGGCGCCGTCGCTGTCGGTGAACGCGCAGCTGTCGAACCAGTATGATTCGTTTCTTGGCCTGCCGGGATCGCGGCAGTTCTCGGCCGCGGCGAGCGGGCAATTGAACATCCCGCTCTATCAGGGCGGGGCCGAATACGCCTCGATCCGTCAGGCGAAGGAGCAGCTGGGCCAGGCGCGGCTCAACGCCGATCTGCAGCGCGACAGCGTGCGGGCGAGCGTGGTGTCGAGCTATGGCCTGCTGGAGACGGCGAAGGCGTCGATCATCTCGGGACAGGCGGCGGTGAAGGCGGCGGAGACGGCGCTCGCCGGCGTGCGCGAGGAGGCGAAGGTCGGGCAGCGGACGACGCTCGACGTGCTGAACGCGCAGCAGGCGTTGCTGAACGCGCGGGTGCAGCTGGTGACGTCGCAGCGCGACCGGGTGGTGGCGTCCTATGCGGCGCTGGGCGCGATCGGCAGATTGTCGGCGCGCGAGCTCAATCTCAATGTCGCGCTCTACGACCCCGGAGTCCATTTCGAGCAGGTCAAGACAAAATGGTTCGGAACCCAGACCCCGGACGGGCGGTAG
- a CDS encoding DUF2892 domain-containing protein, protein MSIDRVVMAFAGTMVLTSLALAHFFSDWWLLLAAFVGVNLLQAAFTGFCPLAMMLRRFGVKPGAAF, encoded by the coding sequence ATGAGCATAGATCGCGTGGTCATGGCCTTTGCCGGAACAATGGTGCTGACGAGCCTTGCGCTCGCACATTTCTTCTCCGATTGGTGGTTGCTGCTCGCCGCCTTCGTCGGCGTGAATCTCCTGCAGGCGGCGTTCACGGGCTTTTGTCCGCTGGCGATGATGCTCAGGCGTTTCGGCGTCAAGCCCGGCGCGGCCTTCTGA
- a CDS encoding helix-turn-helix transcriptional regulator, with translation MNVNPVELAPRAAEAESFLKALANRHRLMVLCELHKGEQSVTKLQEAIGLSQSSLSQHLARLRADDLVKTRRSSQTIYYSLANANVSRVIGLLYELFCAEQCGVAPPAPKAGARKTAGAKIKDRVR, from the coding sequence ATGAATGTAAATCCGGTCGAACTCGCGCCGAGAGCCGCGGAAGCCGAAAGTTTCCTGAAGGCGCTCGCCAATCGCCACCGGCTGATGGTCCTGTGCGAATTGCACAAGGGCGAACAGTCGGTGACGAAGCTGCAGGAAGCGATTGGCCTGAGCCAATCGTCTCTTTCGCAGCATCTCGCGCGGCTGAGAGCGGATGATCTCGTTAAAACGCGCCGGTCGTCACAGACGATCTATTATTCTCTGGCCAACGCAAACGTCTCGCGGGTCATTGGCCTGCTTTACGAATTGTTCTGCGCGGAGCAATGTGGGGTCGCCCCTCCTGCGCCGAAAGCCGGAGCCCGGAAAACGGCTGGCGCCAAGATCAAGGATCGTGTCCGATGA
- a CDS encoding twin-arginine translocation signal domain-containing protein, protein MNSGVKFGEDAMCGCDREPARGRRNLLKLLAAAAGVGAVGALFGAGPARAKSSQAAAAYRGSPNGRQRCANCSWFEPPSGCGVVRGPVSAHGWCNLWG, encoded by the coding sequence ATGAATTCTGGGGTGAAATTCGGGGAGGACGCCATGTGTGGATGTGATCGTGAACCCGCGCGCGGCCGGCGCAACCTGCTGAAGCTTCTGGCCGCCGCCGCGGGAGTCGGCGCGGTCGGCGCATTGTTCGGCGCGGGACCGGCGCGGGCGAAATCGAGCCAGGCGGCCGCAGCCTATCGCGGATCGCCTAACGGGCGCCAGCGTTGCGCCAACTGCTCCTGGTTCGAGCCGCCGTCGGGATGCGGGGTGGTTCGCGGCCCCGTGAGCGCGCACGGCTGGTGTAATCTCTGGGGTTGA
- a CDS encoding efflux RND transporter periplasmic adaptor subunit, translating into MRRFRLPLFRAAAIAALACPATAGEVTLHLAPVDDLKAVVASVEPAHQLIARARIGGTVTALKIKEGDVVAAGAELASVADQKLFLQMQALDQRIRSQQAQRDKARTDFERAQELLRRGVSTKVMYDQAKTGLDVAERNLAALQSDRSVIEQQAAEGSVKAPGPGRILTVPVSVGRVVMPGETIATLAEDKYILRLQLPERHARFMRAGDRVEIGERGLHADAHGARKEGRVRIVYPEIQGGRVIADVEVEGLGDYFVGERARVYVTTGKRDAILAPKSAIYRRAGVDFVRLGDGSEVVVQTGEAHGDAIEILSGLHDGDVVQTP; encoded by the coding sequence ATGCGCCGCTTCCGCCTGCCCCTTTTCCGCGCCGCTGCGATTGCGGCGCTCGCTTGCCCCGCCACCGCGGGCGAGGTCACGCTTCACCTTGCGCCCGTCGACGATCTGAAGGCCGTCGTCGCATCCGTGGAGCCCGCGCATCAGCTCATCGCCCGAGCGCGCATCGGCGGCACGGTGACCGCGCTCAAGATAAAGGAAGGAGACGTCGTCGCCGCCGGGGCGGAGCTTGCTTCCGTCGCCGATCAGAAACTCTTTCTGCAGATGCAGGCGCTCGACCAGCGCATCCGTTCGCAACAGGCGCAGCGCGACAAGGCGAGGACGGATTTCGAGCGCGCGCAGGAGCTTCTGCGCCGCGGCGTTTCGACCAAGGTCATGTACGATCAGGCCAAGACCGGGCTCGACGTCGCGGAACGCAATCTCGCCGCGCTGCAGTCCGATCGCAGCGTCATCGAACAGCAGGCGGCGGAAGGTTCGGTGAAGGCGCCGGGGCCGGGGCGTATTCTCACGGTCCCCGTGTCGGTCGGCCGCGTCGTGATGCCGGGAGAAACGATCGCGACGCTCGCCGAGGATAAGTATATTCTCCGTCTGCAATTGCCGGAGCGTCATGCGCGATTCATGCGCGCCGGCGACCGCGTCGAGATCGGCGAGCGCGGATTGCACGCCGACGCCCATGGCGCCCGCAAGGAAGGGCGCGTGCGGATCGTCTATCCCGAGATTCAGGGCGGTCGCGTGATCGCCGACGTCGAGGTCGAGGGGCTGGGCGATTATTTCGTCGGCGAGCGTGCGCGCGTCTATGTCACCACCGGAAAGCGCGACGCGATCCTTGCGCCGAAATCAGCGATCTATCGCCGCGCCGGCGTCGATTTCGTTCGGCTCGGCGATGGTTCGGAAGTCGTCGTGCAGACGGGCGAGGCCCATGGCGACGCAATAGAAATCCTCTCCGGCCTGCATGACGGCGACGTGGTGCAGACGCCATGA